In the genome of Bacteroidales bacterium, the window GGAGAACCGTCACCTATCCACGGAGCAATCATGAATTGGTTGAACTTTATATTCGGATGAAAGCCGGTTCTTATCATAACATCAGTACAGTTGATTATCAGAACACTGTCATACCAATATTTTATTATACCGTCTGCAATTCCAATTCCGCCTGAAATACTGTTTAGTTTAAAATAAGCTTCAATAAAATGCCAGTCATTTTTATAATATAAGCCCGGTGTATCTTGAAAATAAATATTGCCTGCTCTCCATTGTTTTCCGTTCCGGTGGGCAGAACCTGACAAATAACAACTGCCGTCACCATAACCGTCGCTGTCACCGTTGCACCCTGCGACTGCTCTGTTTTCTGTGACTCCCGTTAAATCCACACCAATATTTGATTCATCAATATTTTGGCCGTCTTGTATAGAAAGTAATGGCTCTCCTTCATTTTGTTCAATATATGCTGTAAGGTGAGTGTAGGCAGGCCCGTCCCAATCACCATTTTCATTTGTCATTATTAAAAACTCATGCGGATGATAAGACCTGTTTGACCCTTCCCAGTTTGAACTGTATTTAACCCAATAGCTAACATATATTTCATCTGTGTCTGTGAATTTATGTCTTACAGCGCCTCCTGATGTCGGAGTGGTTTCTCCAAGGTTGAAATGAAACTCAACTGAACTGTTGCTTCCCGGAATATGCTCTGTACTTGACAATTGCAAGTTTGTATTATCATACCAGCCTCTTGAGTTAAAATCTGTGTCTTCAAATAATTCCTGAAAAAATATTGTCTGTGACACAGCTTCTTTTTCAAATATACTGA includes:
- a CDS encoding T9SS type A sorting domain-containing protein, producing the protein MKTITFLKSIKTIASKTVFSAVLIFLFISIFEKEAVSQTIFFQELFEDTDFNSRGWYDNTNLQLSSTEHIPGSNSSVEFHFNLGETTPTSGGAVRHKFTDTDEIYVSYWVKYSSNWEGSNRSYHPHEFLIMTNENGDWDGPAYTHLTAYIEQNEGEPLLSIQDGQNIDESNIGVDLTGVTENRAVAGCNGDSDGYGDGSCYLSGSAHRNGKQWRAGNIYFQDTPGLYYKNDWHFIEAYFKLNSISGGIGIADGIIKYWYDSVLIINCTDVMIRTGFHPNIKFNQFMIAPWIGDGSPVAQTFWVDNLTVADYRVGDISGITHPEQSNPNNFVLQQNYPNPFNHSATIKYSLAKPCNVKIKIYNQLGQEVCILSDKQMNAGEHIVIWNGKNNTGKQISSGMYFYHINIDGNFCETRKVLMIK